In Methylacidiphilum infernorum V4, a single window of DNA contains:
- the cysD gene encoding sulfate adenylyltransferase subunit CysD, producing the protein MQNLDNLESQSIYIFREARYAFKNLAMLWSMGKDSNVLLWLAKKAFCGHIPFPIVHIDTTYEFPQMLEFRSWAKEFYGFELIVKINHEAIARGISYKTHDPLTVTHELKTVALKQALETYKWDGLITGIRRDEDGVRAKERYFSPRNQSMEWEYKNQPPEFWNLFLATLPNNGHMRIQPLLDWTELDIWLYIKRENIPIPSLYFSKNGKRYRSLGCWPITHPVDSHASTIDEIIEELYTTKTSERAGRAQDHAEPNAMQKLRAKGFL; encoded by the coding sequence ATGCAGAATTTAGACAACTTAGAATCTCAAAGTATTTATATTTTTCGTGAAGCCCGTTATGCTTTCAAAAATTTGGCTATGCTTTGGTCCATGGGAAAGGATTCCAATGTTCTCCTATGGCTTGCCAAGAAAGCTTTTTGTGGACACATTCCCTTTCCGATCGTCCATATTGATACTACTTATGAGTTTCCCCAGATGCTCGAATTCCGCTCCTGGGCAAAGGAATTTTACGGCTTTGAACTTATCGTCAAAATCAACCACGAAGCAATAGCCCGCGGGATAAGTTACAAGACTCATGATCCCCTAACGGTAACTCACGAGCTGAAAACAGTGGCTTTAAAGCAAGCCCTGGAAACCTATAAATGGGATGGCCTGATTACCGGGATCCGGAGGGATGAGGACGGGGTAAGGGCAAAGGAAAGGTATTTTTCTCCTCGGAACCAATCCATGGAATGGGAATATAAAAACCAGCCTCCCGAATTTTGGAATTTATTTTTGGCTACCCTGCCCAACAATGGACACATGCGCATACAGCCCCTGCTTGATTGGACCGAACTGGACATCTGGCTCTACATAAAGAGAGAAAATATTCCTATTCCTTCTCTTTATTTTTCAAAAAATGGGAAGCGTTACCGCTCGCTGGGCTGTTGGCCCATCACCCACCCGGTTGACAGTCATGCATCGACCATAGATGAAATCATCGAAGAACTTTACACCACAAAAACATCGGAAAGAGCGGGAAGAGCCCAGGACCATGCCGAACCCAATGCGATGCAAAAGCTTCGCGCAAAGGGTTTTCTCTAA
- the cysC gene encoding adenylyl-sulfate kinase: protein MKNDLPLEARSLNVIFAGHVDHGKSTLIGRILWETDSISKEKKETVIAYCKKNNIDFEYAFLLDSLAEERTQNITIDVTEVHFFYGKRRFRIIDAPGHLEFLKNMISGAAKADCAVLVIDVTSGIGEQTKRHALLLSLLGIKQIVIAMNKFDLVNYDRQTYERLSNECKSLFKKLGLDSLSIVPLSAKAGENIIGRSQRFSWYHGGSLLEVLLGLESSESAECSPLRLPIQDIYRFDNRRLLAGRIESGKIECGELVRFFPSGKKSRIKAIHHWPAESSPLKVTAGKSTAIQIEDEIFIERGEIIAHEDSPPLVGTDFCARLFWLGDSPLIVGAPYTFRLATGQSVARVLQVNRVIDACTLEDLQPVPMEVKKNETAEIILRTSAPIACDPFEKIPMTGRFILADRDRISGGGIILKVLPSKAVHETQGRSRITQLQRTKFLGHRSGVFWMTGLSGSGKTTLSNRLEQMLFHRGILAYVIDGDELRTGLSKDLGFDVESRRENIRRAAEMAKTLAKSGLVVIVALISPFDVDRKNARAICEKEGILFKEIYVDAPLDICKSRDPKFLYLKASKGEIPQMTGLDSPYEPPQSCDLHLLTGSESIESCLGKLLDFIIPLVRLTPDKEKDLLEDPAAEI, encoded by the coding sequence ATGAAAAATGATCTTCCTTTAGAAGCCAGAAGTCTGAATGTTATCTTCGCAGGTCATGTCGATCATGGGAAATCAACACTGATTGGAAGGATCCTTTGGGAAACGGATAGCATTTCAAAGGAAAAAAAAGAAACAGTCATAGCCTATTGCAAAAAAAACAACATCGATTTTGAATATGCCTTTCTTTTGGATTCCCTGGCTGAAGAAAGGACTCAAAACATCACTATCGATGTAACCGAGGTGCACTTCTTTTATGGGAAAAGAAGATTCAGAATCATCGATGCCCCGGGGCACCTGGAGTTTTTGAAAAATATGATCAGCGGGGCAGCCAAAGCCGATTGCGCGGTACTCGTCATTGACGTGACTTCGGGAATCGGAGAGCAAACAAAAAGGCACGCTTTGCTCCTCTCTCTGTTGGGCATAAAACAGATTGTTATTGCCATGAACAAATTTGACCTTGTCAACTACGACAGGCAAACATACGAGAGATTGAGCAATGAATGTAAAAGCCTTTTTAAAAAGCTTGGGCTAGATAGCCTATCGATCGTTCCTCTCTCGGCAAAGGCCGGGGAAAACATCATAGGAAGATCTCAGCGGTTCAGCTGGTACCATGGTGGAAGCCTGCTTGAAGTCCTGCTCGGTCTTGAATCTTCAGAGTCCGCCGAATGCTCCCCTTTGAGACTTCCCATTCAAGATATCTATCGCTTTGACAATCGCAGGCTTTTGGCAGGGAGAATTGAATCGGGGAAAATCGAATGCGGAGAGCTGGTCCGCTTTTTCCCGTCGGGCAAGAAAAGCAGGATCAAGGCTATCCACCATTGGCCAGCCGAAAGTTCGCCTCTTAAAGTGACGGCGGGCAAATCAACGGCGATTCAGATAGAGGATGAAATCTTCATTGAACGTGGAGAAATTATTGCCCACGAAGATTCCCCACCCCTCGTTGGAACCGATTTTTGCGCAAGATTATTCTGGCTGGGTGACTCTCCCTTGATTGTGGGAGCTCCCTACACTTTTCGGCTGGCTACCGGACAAAGTGTGGCCAGGGTATTGCAGGTGAACAGGGTTATCGATGCCTGCACCCTCGAAGACCTCCAGCCCGTGCCCATGGAAGTAAAGAAAAATGAAACTGCAGAAATCATTCTCCGCACCTCCGCTCCAATTGCTTGCGATCCCTTTGAAAAAATCCCGATGACGGGAAGGTTTATCCTGGCCGATAGGGACAGGATATCGGGTGGAGGAATAATACTGAAGGTTCTTCCCAGTAAAGCTGTCCATGAAACCCAGGGCAGATCCCGTATAACGCAGCTCCAGAGGACTAAATTCCTGGGTCACCGCAGCGGAGTATTTTGGATGACGGGTTTATCGGGATCCGGTAAAACTACACTCTCCAACCGCCTGGAACAGATGCTTTTCCACAGGGGAATCCTCGCTTATGTCATAGACGGTGACGAACTGCGGACCGGGTTGAGCAAGGATCTAGGATTTGATGTTGAAAGCCGCAGGGAAAACATCCGCAGGGCAGCAGAAATGGCAAAAACCCTGGCTAAATCGGGCTTGGTAGTGATCGTTGCCCTCATTTCTCCTTTCGACGTGGATAGAAAGAATGCCCGGGCGATCTGTGAAAAAGAGGGCATTCTTTTTAAAGAGATTTACGTCGATGCTCCTCTTGACATCTGCAAGTCCAGGGATCCGAAGTTTCTTTACCTTAAAGCAAGTAAAGGAGAAATTCCTCAAATGACGGGCTTGGATTCCCCTTATGAACCTCCCCAATCTTGTGACCTCCATCTTTTGACCGGGAGTGAGTCTATAGAAAGTTGCCTGGGAAAACTCTTGGATTTTATCATTCCCCTCGTCCGCCTTACTCCGGATAAAGAAAAGGACCTCCTGGAAGATCCCGCCGCAGAAATTTAG
- a CDS encoding molybdenum cofactor biosynthesis protein MoaE has product MEIEVLITEKPLVISPISFPLRGEEGAVIEFWGVARLMERGQQIAGLEYEAYRPMAEKILYEIAEELSKKYPCQKIEIQHRVGTVRVGEPSLFLRIFSKHRMEAFQLAQEYVDRLKAEVPIWKHPLAAAFSSPRP; this is encoded by the coding sequence ATGGAAATTGAGGTTTTAATCACTGAGAAGCCCCTGGTCATATCTCCAATTTCCTTTCCCCTTAGAGGAGAGGAAGGAGCCGTAATCGAATTTTGGGGAGTGGCCAGGCTCATGGAAAGGGGACAACAGATCGCCGGCCTTGAATATGAAGCTTACCGACCCATGGCGGAGAAAATTCTTTACGAGATCGCCGAGGAGTTATCGAAAAAATATCCTTGTCAAAAGATTGAAATCCAGCACCGGGTTGGCACAGTGAGAGTAGGAGAACCCTCTCTTTTTTTAAGAATTTTTAGTAAACACCGGATGGAAGCTTTTCAACTCGCCCAGGAATATGTTGACAGGTTAAAAGCCGAGGTCCCCATCTGGAAACATCCCTTGGCTGCCGCTTTTAGCTCTCCAAGGCCATAA
- a CDS encoding MoaD/ThiS family protein: MNGQDRDGRKKELSKIDMGSDSSQKLKIVAFAQARSVLGFDEKVLSVGRSQSPREIVLAMEPLFFEKIPAARVALDCRYASWDQPIEEAQEMAIIPPVSGG, encoded by the coding sequence ATGAACGGGCAGGATCGAGACGGCAGAAAAAAGGAGTTGTCAAAGATCGATATGGGCTCCGATTCCTCTCAAAAATTAAAAATCGTGGCTTTTGCTCAAGCACGATCTGTTCTTGGTTTTGATGAAAAGGTCCTCTCGGTGGGCCGATCTCAAAGCCCAAGAGAAATAGTCTTGGCGATGGAGCCTCTTTTTTTTGAAAAAATTCCTGCTGCCCGAGTGGCCCTAGACTGCCGGTATGCTTCTTGGGATCAACCGATAGAGGAAGCACAGGAAATGGCCATTATACCACCCGTTAGTGGGGGATAA
- the moaA gene encoding GTP 3',8-cyclase MoaA — translation MFKENIETDGGIKTQAESTKVHYLRISVTDRCNERCIYCFPQDLGFLSKKDSQLSFEELYAVVFHGAMKHGFRDFRITGGEPLVRKGTLAFIRRLTRTPGISSVRLSTNGTLLGYYARELKEAQIAGINVSLDTLKPSLYKKITGGDIVPVLEGIEECRKVGIEPIKLNTVLLKGINEEEILPLINFAAEKNLIIRFIELMPISYTTKISKENFLSVYQVKQRLEKGDELEPLEKKWGQGPAKYFRMKSRNAIVGFIGALSDFHFCDNCNKMRLTSDGFIRPCLGNHLEIDIKGFLRPTVDPLGLYKSFEWALQKKPPEHSFREKYSPGRAMTAIGG, via the coding sequence ATGTTTAAGGAAAATATTGAGACTGATGGCGGCATCAAAACCCAAGCTGAATCGACAAAAGTTCACTATTTACGCATTTCGGTAACGGATCGGTGTAATGAAAGGTGTATTTACTGCTTCCCTCAAGATTTAGGCTTCTTGTCCAAGAAAGACAGCCAGCTTTCCTTCGAGGAGTTGTATGCCGTGGTTTTCCATGGGGCGATGAAGCATGGTTTTAGGGATTTTAGGATCACTGGAGGGGAGCCGCTCGTCAGGAAAGGCACCCTTGCCTTCATCCGGAGGCTCACCCGCACTCCGGGGATTTCTTCCGTTAGGCTTTCAACCAATGGCACCCTTTTGGGATATTACGCCCGGGAACTCAAGGAGGCACAAATTGCCGGCATTAATGTTAGTCTCGACACGCTAAAGCCTTCTCTTTACAAAAAGATTACGGGAGGGGATATTGTTCCCGTGCTTGAAGGCATTGAAGAATGCAGAAAGGTAGGAATAGAACCGATTAAACTGAACACGGTTCTTCTCAAGGGAATAAACGAGGAGGAAATTTTACCCCTGATCAATTTTGCGGCGGAAAAAAACCTCATCATTCGATTCATCGAGCTTATGCCCATAAGTTACACGACAAAGATTTCCAAGGAAAATTTCCTTTCCGTTTACCAAGTCAAGCAGAGACTGGAAAAAGGAGACGAACTCGAGCCCTTGGAAAAAAAATGGGGCCAGGGCCCGGCGAAATATTTCCGGATGAAATCCCGCAATGCGATTGTCGGGTTCATTGGCGCACTCTCCGATTTCCATTTTTGTGATAACTGCAATAAAATGCGTCTAACCAGTGACGGCTTTATAAGACCCTGTTTGGGGAACCACTTGGAAATAGACATCAAGGGTTTTTTAAGGCCTACCGTTGATCCTTTAGGCTTGTACAAGAGTTTCGAGTGGGCTTTGCAAAAGAAACCCCCAGAGCATTCCTTTAGGGAAAAATATAGTCCGGGAAGGGCTATGACAGCCATCGGAGGATGA
- a CDS encoding DUF1844 domain-containing protein — protein MPGSGYTPEEITRNFVSLVMMKYHEVLFFLGLIKAPGHELQSPKLQEAAEAIDQLEALKAKTQGNLTAEEHHALEHILTELRLSYLKVAKEWQSKKEGESQGEKKIEKPFETDPEKRKFFKSYG, from the coding sequence ATGCCTGGTTCTGGATATACCCCTGAAGAGATTACCAGAAATTTCGTGAGCCTTGTCATGATGAAGTATCATGAAGTCCTTTTTTTCCTTGGACTAATAAAAGCGCCTGGTCATGAGCTGCAATCTCCCAAGCTTCAAGAAGCAGCCGAAGCGATCGATCAACTTGAAGCTTTGAAAGCAAAGACCCAGGGCAATCTGACTGCTGAAGAACATCATGCACTGGAACATATTCTTACCGAACTGAGGCTTTCCTATCTCAAAGTAGCCAAGGAGTGGCAATCCAAGAAGGAGGGAGAATCTCAAGGGGAAAAGAAAATTGAAAAACCATTTGAAACCGATCCTGAAAAGAGGAAATTTTTCAAAAGCTATGGCTAA
- a CDS encoding M16 family metallopeptidase, with protein MPALALPLPSSLSLFPQIDQEELPNGLTVLVDPFHQADVVSLQFWCATGSIHEGKYAGSGISHLLEHLLFKGTDKRKGNQIAWEMQSLGGHLNAYTTYNRTVYHVDLPSTHWKEALEILADIVFHAAIPPDEFDQEKEVIRREIAMVEDDPDSLLFELALKTAFSRHPLKYPIIGLPGLFDAIDREAVLDYYHRRYVPQNVFVVVSGAVSSEAVFAKTKEILSNQPTGFLEPLDLPDEPPQLSRRFASKEIQTEVGRLCFVFRVPGWGHEDAVALNVFSTFLAQTRSSLLHQKLVEKEAIAQQVDSFFFADDSLGLFGIEAQCGPENVERVGEKIWEELLGFPQRGITEEEFILCIRQQFSQSLRELRSARSRAETVGSGWLMFKDPLFRESFLHRLYTLEKEKILDLIPMYFREEKLNQVQIIPKKHKSKVVSSSLAEPSSKHFELSNGIQLIYRTDPLPLQYYRATFDGGPLWEPPSKNGLSKLAAAILVKGTQRRSAEKLARDIEVIGGSFGADSGNNTAGLYLESLSEEWQNALGIFSEMIHEPACLETELEIEKRKQIHQIRSMMDDPVYIAQSLLRKALWQNHPYAYDPLGTEEALEQITGEDIRQFILTIFQTNRMVLGISGPIDPEKELKRIESFFSDFPKKAIPKEWDWPYPKLEKPLRVEQRIPGKEQAIVGLSFRIPPINDPVQVPIEVIAEILSDLGSRLFIKVREEKGLAYFVFPSRFLGWKGGSFSIIAGTDPQYKEEVEKLIKEVVEEICREGFSQEELQRARAKLLSEEKIASQYPSSYVVRSTIDALLGLGWDYEEKKIKKIERLTLDELNEAAQRIFSSQDSVIGVVYP; from the coding sequence ATGCCCGCCTTAGCCCTACCCTTGCCCTCTTCTCTATCTTTATTTCCCCAAATCGATCAAGAAGAACTGCCCAATGGCTTAACCGTTCTTGTCGATCCTTTCCACCAAGCCGATGTTGTTTCGCTTCAATTTTGGTGTGCAACGGGGAGCATTCATGAGGGAAAGTATGCGGGATCGGGAATTTCCCATCTTCTCGAACACCTCCTTTTTAAAGGAACGGATAAAAGAAAGGGCAATCAAATTGCATGGGAGATGCAATCCCTTGGAGGCCATCTTAATGCTTATACCACTTATAACCGGACGGTGTATCATGTCGACCTTCCTTCCACTCATTGGAAAGAAGCCTTGGAGATTCTTGCTGATATCGTTTTCCATGCTGCCATCCCTCCCGATGAATTTGACCAAGAAAAGGAGGTAATCCGCCGGGAGATTGCCATGGTTGAAGATGATCCGGATAGCCTGCTTTTTGAGCTGGCCTTAAAGACGGCTTTTAGCAGGCACCCTTTAAAGTATCCCATCATCGGCCTACCCGGACTGTTTGATGCGATCGATAGAGAAGCGGTGTTGGACTATTACCATCGTCGCTATGTTCCCCAAAACGTCTTTGTTGTCGTTTCTGGTGCTGTTTCTTCAGAGGCAGTTTTTGCAAAAACCAAGGAAATCTTATCGAATCAACCGACAGGGTTTTTAGAACCGCTCGATCTTCCCGATGAACCTCCCCAGCTTTCTCGGAGGTTTGCCTCAAAAGAAATCCAGACGGAAGTGGGCAGGCTTTGCTTCGTGTTTCGCGTTCCGGGATGGGGGCATGAGGATGCCGTCGCTTTAAATGTTTTTTCAACCTTTCTAGCCCAAACCCGCAGTTCTCTTTTGCATCAGAAACTGGTTGAAAAAGAAGCCATTGCTCAACAGGTGGATTCCTTTTTTTTTGCTGATGACTCCCTGGGCCTGTTCGGTATTGAAGCCCAATGCGGCCCTGAAAATGTCGAGAGAGTCGGTGAGAAAATTTGGGAAGAACTGCTCGGCTTTCCTCAAAGAGGAATAACCGAAGAGGAATTTATTCTCTGCATAAGGCAGCAATTTTCTCAATCGCTTAGAGAGTTGCGATCGGCAAGATCCCGGGCCGAGACCGTGGGTAGCGGATGGCTGATGTTCAAGGATCCTTTGTTTAGAGAGAGTTTTTTACATAGGCTTTATACTTTGGAAAAAGAAAAAATCCTCGATCTTATCCCTATGTATTTTCGTGAAGAGAAACTCAATCAAGTGCAGATCATCCCCAAAAAACATAAATCGAAAGTCGTTTCTTCCTCTCTTGCGGAGCCTTCATCAAAACATTTTGAGCTTTCAAACGGCATACAGCTTATATACCGTACCGATCCTTTGCCTCTTCAATATTACCGAGCCACTTTTGATGGAGGACCTTTGTGGGAACCTCCAAGCAAGAATGGCCTATCGAAACTTGCCGCCGCCATCCTTGTTAAAGGCACGCAACGGAGATCGGCTGAAAAACTCGCCAGGGACATTGAGGTTATTGGAGGAAGTTTTGGAGCGGATTCGGGAAACAACACGGCGGGACTTTATCTTGAAAGTTTGAGCGAGGAGTGGCAAAACGCCCTGGGCATTTTTTCTGAAATGATCCACGAGCCTGCTTGCCTCGAAACAGAACTAGAAATTGAAAAGAGAAAACAGATCCATCAAATCCGCTCAATGATGGACGATCCGGTCTATATTGCCCAGTCCCTCTTAAGAAAGGCTCTTTGGCAGAACCATCCTTACGCTTACGATCCCCTGGGGACGGAAGAAGCCTTGGAACAGATTACCGGTGAAGATATACGGCAGTTTATTCTTACGATCTTTCAGACCAATAGAATGGTACTAGGGATCAGCGGACCGATCGATCCAGAGAAAGAGTTGAAACGGATTGAATCTTTCTTTTCCGACTTCCCTAAAAAAGCGATTCCTAAAGAATGGGATTGGCCCTATCCCAAGCTTGAGAAGCCCTTGAGGGTTGAGCAGCGAATCCCGGGCAAAGAACAGGCGATAGTCGGGCTTTCTTTTAGGATTCCTCCGATTAACGATCCCGTCCAGGTCCCCATCGAAGTCATAGCCGAAATTCTTTCTGACCTTGGATCAAGGCTTTTTATAAAAGTAAGAGAAGAAAAAGGGTTAGCTTATTTTGTTTTTCCTTCGCGTTTTTTGGGATGGAAGGGAGGATCCTTTTCCATTATCGCAGGCACCGATCCACAATACAAAGAAGAAGTTGAAAAACTCATCAAGGAGGTGGTGGAAGAAATATGCAGGGAGGGATTTTCTCAAGAAGAACTGCAAAGGGCGAGGGCTAAACTTCTCAGTGAAGAAAAGATCGCCTCTCAATATCCTTCTTCTTATGTCGTGCGTTCCACGATCGACGCTCTTCTTGGACTGGGTTGGGATTACGAGGAAAAGAAAATAAAAAAAATTGAACGACTCACCCTGGATGAGCTCAATGAAGCCGCCCAAAGAATTTTCAGCTCTCAAGACAGTGTAATAGGAGTTGTTTACCCTTAG
- a CDS encoding Minf_1886 family protein, whose translation MRKRDFTTIVEEIVEKDSRYLKESYYFVRDGLEYTLKTMGKQKHQKIEQLSGKQILEGLKDYALKEFGPMSKLVLNEWGVKSCRDFGQMIKNMDLYGLLGKTDMGDMKDFQKGYSFTAAFVKPFLPIRSKTAQKEKARKEGKSSSKRKKKVDDSGKTPNHSKE comes from the coding sequence ATGCGCAAACGTGACTTTACAACGATTGTCGAAGAAATAGTCGAGAAAGATTCCCGGTATTTAAAGGAAAGTTACTATTTTGTTCGAGATGGCCTGGAATATACCCTGAAGACCATGGGGAAACAGAAGCACCAGAAGATTGAACAACTCAGTGGGAAGCAGATTCTTGAGGGTTTGAAAGATTATGCTCTTAAGGAGTTTGGTCCGATGAGCAAGTTGGTTCTCAACGAGTGGGGAGTTAAAAGTTGCAGGGATTTTGGACAGATGATCAAAAACATGGATCTGTATGGACTTCTTGGGAAAACCGATATGGGGGATATGAAAGATTTTCAAAAAGGCTATAGTTTTACTGCAGCCTTTGTAAAACCCTTTCTGCCGATCCGGTCCAAAACGGCTCAAAAGGAAAAGGCAAGAAAGGAAGGAAAGTCTTCTTCAAAACGCAAAAAAAAGGTAGACGACTCTGGAAAAACCCCTAATCATTCCAAGGAATAA
- a CDS encoding spermidine/putrescine ABC transporter substrate-binding protein, which translates to MSLHLLVPEGHLPETLLSDYRTRLGEELLAFFYKDENSAVEQIKRQDFDIVAITDRMAFLLIGQGLLARLPVEKKLLPPIDHKFLFHYYDQANTYCWPYGWTLLGISWIPRPHLKNYPLRWSDLAASTYEIVYPLDSLLKAMIIHSLSLRSSVKSSLPLNNPSPALAVYVDTVSELLKKTEKESNRVVVLPKDYSWITLYHWAVPIPKKEMNFDKIKECLFFLCNPQQQAAILSCNWIGAVSMETYMKTAENQRKSSLIYPPAHYLNLCRFFRMDRYPLFSSR; encoded by the coding sequence ATGAGTCTTCATCTTTTAGTCCCCGAGGGGCATCTTCCTGAAACCCTTCTTTCAGATTATCGAACCCGACTCGGAGAGGAGCTTTTGGCTTTTTTCTACAAGGATGAAAATAGTGCCGTAGAACAAATCAAAAGGCAGGATTTCGACATAGTAGCAATAACCGACCGAATGGCTTTCCTGCTTATCGGCCAAGGCCTTCTTGCCCGGCTCCCCGTGGAGAAAAAACTTTTGCCCCCCATCGATCATAAATTTTTATTCCATTATTATGACCAGGCCAATACCTATTGCTGGCCCTACGGGTGGACACTCCTCGGTATCAGCTGGATTCCACGTCCCCATTTAAAGAACTATCCTTTGCGCTGGTCAGATCTCGCTGCTTCCACCTACGAGATTGTTTATCCCCTCGACAGTCTTCTCAAGGCTATGATCATTCATTCTCTTTCCCTGCGTTCTTCAGTAAAATCCTCCCTTCCTTTAAACAATCCCTCCCCCGCCCTTGCCGTTTACGTCGATACGGTTTCCGAGCTTTTAAAAAAAACCGAAAAAGAGTCCAACCGCGTGGTTGTTTTACCCAAGGATTATTCTTGGATTACCCTTTATCATTGGGCTGTCCCTATCCCTAAAAAAGAGATGAATTTTGATAAGATCAAAGAATGTCTCTTTTTCCTTTGCAACCCCCAGCAGCAAGCCGCCATTCTTTCTTGCAACTGGATTGGAGCCGTTTCCATGGAAACCTACATGAAGACAGCGGAAAACCAGAGAAAATCTTCCCTTATCTATCCTCCCGCACATTATTTAAATCTCTGTCGGTTCTTTCGTATGGATCGTTATCCTTTATTTTCATCAA